In a single window of the Melanotaenia boesemani isolate fMelBoe1 chromosome 22, fMelBoe1.pri, whole genome shotgun sequence genome:
- the LOC121633973 gene encoding clathrin coat assembly protein AP180 — protein sequence MSVSNIPLLFHLSHFFPNPRTHIFLKDPFAPSDGRANTASSGLDLFGMMTVENNSSQDACFSSVVPQPSPSPSPLFPSTSSTITTTATISASDATSPVTDLFSDIFDSMPDSSFPKVDPSPSADLFSEADVFSSPAPILSSAPPPKIDTGAIMSLFGGG from the exons ATGTCAGTGTCTAACATTCCACTTCTTTTCCATTTGTCACATTTCTTTCCCAACCCCCGAACCCACATCTTCCTTAAAGACCCTTTTGCACCTTCAGACGGCCGTGCCAACACTGCATCTTCAGGCCTTGATCTTTTTGGCATGATGACAGTGGAGAATAACAGTTCCCAGGATGCTTGTTTTAGCTCTGTGGTGCCCCAGCCCTCCCCCTCCCCTTCACCGCTCTTCCCCTCCACATCCAGCACCATTACTACCACTGCTACCATTTCAGCGTCAGATGCCACCAGCCCTGTGACTGACCTTTTCAGCG ATATTTTTGACTCCATGCCAGACTCAAGCTTCCCCAAAGTGGATCCCTCTCCCAGTGCAGATTTGTTTTCAGAAG CAGATGTATTCAGCTCCCCTGCCCCCATCCTCTCCTCAGCACCCCCACCCAAAATTGACACAGGAGCCATCATGAGCCTGTTTGGTGGTGGGTAA